Proteins from a genomic interval of Colletotrichum higginsianum IMI 349063 chromosome 6, whole genome shotgun sequence:
- a CDS encoding SAGA-associated factor 29: protein MSQRNRSGRGSNRNNGSGHGEEVQLWESAKEKFHEIVSGVNQENDNLAELLKLDKKAAIASMDGGKPSGADLNKMEQNCRSGVKLSENNSNNIKNLIEQLKILKAVQQAKEAAEAPATTSTSSRTGSSTRNRDAASAAIYDFDGAGDSPVPSPIGGNSRKFGERGSNRDSMPPKADSVEPQGSTGSNTAGSSSGALGSSAASAARSKVSFSKGDKVAFKRKKDEPQQGEAPYDWILGEVVGVMGEGKSRRYKCLDVEPEDNVKPKEYKTFASGMIPIPAENQTHTLAKLEAGKMVLGLYPQTTAFYAADVVGTEPDGKTVNLKFHGENDSSTTHQVERRYVLEFRP, encoded by the coding sequence ATGTCCCAACGAAACCGAAGCGGCCGCGGCTCGAATCGCAACAATGGCAGCGGCCACGGCGAGGAGGTACAGCTGTGGGAGTCGGCCAAGGAGAAGTTCCACGAAATCGTCAGTGGTGTCAATCAAGAGAACGACAACCTGGCCGAGCTGTTGAAGCTCGACAAAAAGGCCGCGATTGCTAGCATGGACGGTGGCAAGCCCTCTGGCGCCGATCTCAACAAGATGGAGCAGAACTGCCGATCAGGAGTCAAGCTGTCTGAGAACAACTCCAATAACATCAAGAACCTCATTGAGCAGCTTAAGATCCTGAAGGCCGTGCAGCAGGCCAAGGAAGCTGCCGAGGCtcccgcgacgacgagcacaTCATCGCGAACCGGCAGCTCTACTCGCAACCGAGATGCCGCGTCGGCCGCAATATACGACttcgacggtgccggcgactCCCCCGTACCTAGCCCTATCGGCGGCAACTCGCGCAAGTTTGGGGAAAGAGGCAGCAACCGCGACAGCATGCCGCCCAAGGCAGATAGCGTCGAGCCGCAGGGATCAACGGGCTCCAACACAGCGGGCTCCTCGTCGGGGGCTCTGGGATCGAGCgctgcgtcggcggcgcgcagcAAGGTATCGTTTTCCAAGGGCGACAAGGTCGCGTTCAAGCGGAAGAAAGACGAACCGCAGCAGGGCGAGGCACCTTACGACTGGATACTGGGCGAGGTTGTTGGAGTCATGGGCGAAGGCAAGAGCCGACGGTACAAGTGTCTGGATGTGGAACCGGAGGACAATGTCAAGCCGAAGGAGTACAAAACATTTGCTTCGGGCATGATACCGATCCCGGCTGAGAACCAGACGCATACTCTCGCCAAGTTGGAGGCTGGCAAGATGGTACTTGGCCTATACCCACAGACGACGGCATTCTACGCAGCGGACGTTGTCGGCACGGAGCCGGACGGCAAGACGGTCAATCTCAAGTTCCACGGCGAGAACGACTCCTCGACAACGCATCAGGTGGAACGTCGCTATGTGCTGGAATTTCGGCCTTAG
- a CDS encoding Mannose-6-phosphate isomerase, whose protein sequence is MVLQVPLFKLQCGVNSYEWGKKGEESAAARFAATTPSDGFSIEAEKPYAELWMGTHPSNPSKDVQSGRTLLDLVQENQQLLSAPVASRYGTKLPFLFKVLSISKALSIQAHPNKKLAEQLHARDPKNYPDDNHKPEMAIAITPFEGLCGFRPLAEISHFLSTVPPLKSLVVDDKADEFISTIKGEEESEDPATKDRNKKALQHAFASLLSATPEEIEKQTEKLVSLAKSEGGNFAGGGISTTGGDTLSELIIRLHGSFGADIGLFVLFFLNFVKMEPGEAMFLRADDIHAYLSGDIIECMAASDNVVRAGFTPKFKDVPTLVDMLTYNYAPIDEQKMSPSEYPYVTLNRAAYSSGSAVILYDPPIEEFSVIRSLLKGSGSKATFEPLEGPSIVICTSGRGTIAVGPTVHKISEGNVFFVGSTAELVLQSDGDEDDEFVTFKAFCEVDEKAEGKL, encoded by the exons ATGGTTCTGCAAGTTCCTCTGTTCAAGCTCCAATGCGGAGTCAACTCGTATGAATGGGGTAAGAAGGGCGAGGAATCAGCAGCTGCGCGCTTTGCTGCTACGACGCCTTCGGACGGCTTcagcatcgaggccgagaagccaTACGCAGAG CTGTGGATGGGCACACATCCCTCGAACCCATCCAAAGACGTCCAGTCTGGTCGAACACTCCTTGACCTTGTGCAAGAGAACCAGCAACTGCTCTCCGCCCCCGTCGCATCTAGATATGGCACCAAgctccccttcctcttcaaggTCCTGTCCATCAGCAAGGCCCTATCCATCCAGGCCCACCCCAacaagaagctcgccgagcagCTCCACGCCCGCGACCCCAAGAACTATCCCGATGACAACCATAAGCCCGAGAtggccatcgccatcacccCTTTTGAGGGCCTCTGTGGCTTTCGCCCGCTCGCCGAGATCTCCCATTTCCTGTCGACCGTCCCGCCGCTGAAGAGCCTGGTTGTTgacgacaaggccgacgagttcatcagcaccatcaagggggaggaggagagcgaAGACCCCGCGACTAAGGACCGGAACAAGAAAGCACTCCAGCACGCCTTCGCCTCCCTCCTGTCCGCCACGCCCGAGGAGATTGAGAAGCAGACAGAGAAGCTCGTCTCCCTCGCCAAGTCGGAAGGCGGCAacttcgccggcggcggcatcagtACGACCGGCGGCGACACCCTGTCGGAGCTCATCATCCGCCTCCACGGCTCTTTCGGGGCCGACATCGGCCTgttcgtcctcttcttcctcaacTTTGTCAAGATGGAGCCCGGCGAAGCCATGTTCCTccgcgccgacgacatcCACGCCTACCTCTCGGGCGACATCATCGAGTGCATGGCTGCCTCGGACAACGTCGTACGCGCCGGCTTCACCCCAAAGTTCAAGGATGTGCCCACGCTTGTCGACATGCTGACCTATAACTACGCCCCCATTGACGAGCAGAAAATGTCTCCCTCCGAGTACCCCTACGTCACCCTCAACCGCGCCGCCTACAGCTCTGGCTCCGCCGTCATCCTCTACGACCCGCCCATCGAGGAGTTCAGCGTCATCCGGTCGCTCTTGAAGGGAAGTGGCTCCAAGGCCACATTCGAGCCGCTCGAGGGCCCCAGCATCGTCATCTGCACGTCTGGCCGGGGCACCATTGCCGTCGGCCCGACGGTGCACAAGATCAGCGAGGGGAACGTCTTCTTCGTGGGCTCGACTGCAGAACTGGTACTGCAgtccgacggcgacgaggatgacgagttCGTTACTTTCAAGGCGTTTTGCGAGGTTGACGAAAAGGCGGAAGGCAAGTTGTAA
- a CDS encoding C6 transcription factor — MVTPSYYADARRYSRQDPTYGYSDRPQRLSHSSESRSSTMTEREPDTDTPPRKRIAVACGRCRKRKIRCSGDPGHGLPCQNCKAAGADSCMFLRVASTEAPFVTTSEFAYEMKAARAYQAHQGMASPLTASPPHYASEIHDGLARYPPSSTGYSPYTGGGKYYSPAATMPTWSAAAGYSDDGTGAVDYSAAATMGYSYPYHSHDPGYYYRMTAKAAAAASTAGDLYADAAASYGYGSSSSAALLHRPAATVSVHSEGPSFSLSNVAASLPHAGGSGSGDRLLPNPTSRLPNTNVLAYRTDTGASAVSYAASASSSKSSGSPTSQTSQPTTAVAEVTTAYSAPVVGSGSYESSSLSAYPPPTHTLPSMSHHRLSTAADMTGYPPSSSTTGGGGGGGGGGGDSIFSAAETSLRTHGSASELSYKYTDGPSASSSSASLSAGRRGSDETSGPSSGSSGSLSNGQQYTVTAPSAAGLYAAVTGHGRHHVSQYMISDDVADDDDHHHHHHQHRHHHQADRRSACGLSAS, encoded by the exons ATGGTCACCCCGAGCTACTACGCGGACGCACGACGATATAGCCGCCAGGATCCGACCTACGGCTACTCTGACCGCCCGCAGCGACTCTCACATTCATCCGAATCGCGGTCTTCGACCATGACTGAACGAGAGCCCGACACCGATACCCCACCGCGCAAGCGCATCGCCGTTGCT TGTGGCCGCTGCCGGAAGCGCAAGATTCGCTGCAGCGGAGACCCTGGCCACGGGCTCCCGTGCCAAAACTGCAAGGCAGCCGGCGCCGATTCCTGCATGTTCTTACGA GTCGCCTCAACCGAAGCACCCTTTGTTACTACATCGGAGTTTGCGTACGagatgaaggcggcgagggcataCCAAGCGCATCAAGGCATGGCGTCACCCCTGACCGCCTCACCGCCGCATTACGCCTCCGAAAtccacgacggcctcgcccgcTACcccccgagctcgacgggCTACTCACCCTACACCGGCGGAGGGAAGTACTACTCGCCCGCGGCGACCATGCCGACctggtccgccgccgccggttactcggacgacggcaccggcgccgtggactacagcgccgccgccaccatgGGCTACTCGTACCCTTACCATAGTCACGACCCGGGCTACTACTACCGCATgacggccaaggccgccgccgctgcctcgACCGCCGGAGACTTGTATGCTGACGCCGCGGCGAGCTACGGCtacggcagcagcagcagcgccgcgcTACTTCATCGACCCGCCGCGACAGTATCGGTGCATAGCGAAGGGCCCAGCTTCTCTCTGTccaacgtcgccgcctccctgCCTCATGCGGGCGgtagcggcagcggcgaccGACTCCTCCCCAACCCGACATCCCGTCTGCCCAACACCAACGTCCTCGCCTATCGCACCGATACCGGCGCCTCGGCTGTCTCTTACGCcgcttcggcgtcgtcgtcaaagtcCTCGGGCAGCCCGACATCGCAGACCTCTCAGCCCACAACGGCAGTCGCTGAGGTTACGACGGCGTACAGCGCCCCGGTCGTCGGATCGGGGAGCTACGAGTCGTCCTCGCTGTCGGCGTACCCGCCGCCCACGCACACCTTGCCCTCGATGTCGCACCACCGcctctcgacggcggcggacatGACGGGTTacccgccctcctcctcgacgaccggcggtggcggcggcggcggcggtggtggcggggACTCCATCTTcagcgccgccgagacgagTCTCCGCACGCACGGCTCCGCGTCCGAGCTGAGCTACAAGTACACCGACGGACCGTCcgcgtcatcatcatcagcctcCTTGTCAGCCGGACGCCGCGGCAGCGACGAGACTTCGGGCCCAAGCTCGGGCTCGTCCGGCTCGCTGTCAAACGGCCAGCAGTACACCGtcacggcgccctcggcggcgggcctgTACGCCGCCGTGACGGGCCACGGGCGGCATCACGTCTCGCAGTACATGATATCGGACGACGtcgcggacgacgacgaccaccatcaccatcaccaccaacaccgccatcaccaccaggCGGACCGGAGATCCGCGTGCGGCTTGTCCGCGTCCTAG
- a CDS encoding RNA recognition domain-containing protein yields the protein MSVLLETSSGDIVIDLLVDYAPKLCENFLKLCKVKYYNFSPIHSVQKNFSFQTGDPLGPLSKESDGGTSIWGHLSGDGSKKMFPAFFHPKLKHLERGTVSMATAPLDSDPDTRVAASQFIVTLGDETDYLDGKAAVFGKVVEGFDVLEKINEAIVDDKGHPLIDIRIKHTIILDDPYPDPPELREPSASPPPTKSQLDTVRIADEAALHEDDDLDEEAIEKRRRDREARAQALTLEMMGDLPFAEVAPPENVLFVCKLNPVTTDADLELIFGRFGKILSCEVIRDAKTGDSLQYAFIEYADKASCEAAYSKMQDVLIDDRRIHVDFSQSVSKLSQVWRDDTNQKRRKHASRGGWGGVDELEKRRQYRDEYERNGDNYDLVIAALSQSGYQSRTEIGGTKIALEKNGNVGEAEVQAVQEPGIGTGTGTGTKKGIEIVIDRTPGVPDDGTITKTDDGTMMTLVAETAEIGTVGTEAGIEARRDEDSSSISIGNNIGANHASHHSSLFVHGNKRQYTHPPVVSSQFAARSSQQQQQQQ from the exons ATGTCGGTTCTTTTGGAAACCAGCTCGGGCGACATCGTCATTGACCTCCTGGTCGACTACGCGCCCAAGCTGTGCGAAAA TTTCCTGAAGCTCTGCAAAGTCAAGTACTACAACTTCTCGCCCATCCACTCCGTTCAGAAGAACTTCTCCTTCCAGACCGGCGACCCCCTGGGACCCTTGTCGAAGGAATCCGATGGCGGGACGTCGATATGGGGCCATCTGTCGGGCGACGGCTCTAAAAAGATGTTCCCGGCCTTCTTCCATCCAAAGCTGAAGCATCTCGAGCGAGGAACCGTGAGCATGGCTACGGCGCCCTTGGATTCCGACCCGGATACCCGCGTAGCGGCCTCGCAGTTCATTGTCACTCTGGGCGACGAGACGGATTACTTGGATGGAAAGGCTGCCGTCTTTGGCAAAGTCGTCGAGGGTTTCGACGTCCTCGAAAAGATCAACGAGGCCATTGTCGACGACAAGGGACACCCGCTCATCGACATCAGGATCAAGCACACAatcatcctcgacgacccgTATCCTGACCCGCCCGAGCTTCGGGAGCCCAGTGCTTCGCCGCCTCCCACCAAGTCACAGCTCGACACAGTCCGAAtcgcggacgaggccgccctgCACGAAGATGATGATCTGGACGAGGAGGCTATCGAGAAGCGGCGGAGGGACAGGGAGGCACGGGCGCAGGCTCTCACTCTGGAAATGATGGGCGACCTGCCGTTCGCCGAAGTCGCTCCCCCTGAGaacgtcctcttcgtctgcAAGCTCAACCCCGTCACGACGGACGCGGACCTGGAGCTTATTTTTGGCCGCTTCGGCAAGATCCTCAGTTGCGAGGTGATCCGCGACGCCAAGACGGGCGACAGTCTTCAGTACGCCTTCATCGAGTATGCTGACAAGGCGTCTTGTGAGGCGGCCTACTCCAAGATGCAAGACGTTCTGATTGATGACCGCCGTATCCACGTCGACTTCTCGCAAAGTGTGAGCAAATTGAGTCAGGTCTGGAGAGACGATACGAACCAGAAGCGTAGAAAGCACGCCTCCAGAGGCGGCTGGGGAggtgtcgacgagctcgaaaAGAGACGACAATACCGCGACGAGTATGAGCGAAACGGGGACAACTACGACCTTGT GATCGCCGCCCTGAGCCAGAGCGGCTACCAGAGCAGGACAGAGATCGGCGGGACAAAGATCGCCCTAGAGAAGAACGGGAACGTAGGCGAAGCCGAAGTCCAGGCCGTCCAAGAGCCAGGGATAGGGACAGGGACAGGGACAGGGACGAAAAAGGGGATAGAGATCGTTATCGATCGGACCCCCGGGGTTCCGGACGACGGTACGATCACCAAGACCGACGACGGGACGATGATGACCCTGGTCGCAGAGACCGCAGAGATTGGGACAGTCGGAACCGAGGCAGGGATCGAGGCTCGGAGAGACGAAGATAGCAGCAGCATTAGCATCGGCAACAACATCGGCGCAAACCATGCATCTCATCATTCGTCGCTTTTCGTCCACGGCAACAAAAGACAGTATACCCATCCGCCGGTGGTCAGCTCACAGTTTGCGGCTCGCAgctcgcagcagcagcagcagcaacagtaG